The Actinomadura sp. WMMB 499 genome includes a window with the following:
- the treZ gene encoding malto-oligosyltrehalose trehalohydrolase — translation MHWGRPWTPPTCSRSSRWRCSSPGRSRGDRGDRALTRFEVWAPNARRVHVAVGDAAAGDAGPGAAPGLARHPLAPVPGRPGWWGTDVPGAGHGTDYGFVLDEGDEGDEGAGSGDGSGEVLPDPRSRRQPNGVHGPSRIYDHARFAWTDAGWRGRPLPGSVLYEMHVGTFTPEGTFDAAIERLGHLVSLGVDAVELLPVASFPGHHGWGYDGVHLWAPHEPYGGPDGLKRFVDAAHERGIAVVLDVVYNHLGPDGNRLASYGPYFTGAHMTPWGDAVNFDQEGSDEVRAFVVENALMWLRDYHLDGLRLDAVHAITDHRAVHILEEIAEAVAGLSAHLGRELSVIAESDLNDPRLVTSREAGGYGLDAQWSDDFHHALHAALTGERQGYYCDFGSLETLKKTLTRVFFHDGTMSTYRGRLHGRPVDVRTTPAHRFLGFLQNHDQVGNRASGDRISATLSVPMQKVGAALLLLAPFTPMLFMGEEWGASTPWCYFTDHVDPDLGRAVSEGRRREFARHGWAGEIPDPQAPETFHRSVLDWAEPERAPHQELLDWYRALIALRRSSPDLTDPRITEVDAEVRETGTERLVTIRRGRIRIIANLSGRSAEITAPASRMLLASDPDVKLETDSIGDSGTASLALPAASAAVLG, via the coding sequence AGGTGTGGGCGCCGAACGCCCGCCGCGTCCACGTCGCGGTCGGCGACGCGGCGGCCGGCGACGCGGGGCCGGGCGCCGCGCCCGGCCTCGCCCGGCATCCGCTGGCGCCCGTCCCCGGCCGTCCGGGCTGGTGGGGGACGGACGTGCCGGGCGCGGGCCACGGCACGGACTACGGGTTCGTCCTCGACGAGGGCGACGAGGGCGACGAGGGCGCCGGAAGCGGCGACGGGAGCGGCGAGGTCCTGCCCGATCCGCGTTCCCGCCGCCAGCCGAACGGCGTGCACGGTCCGAGCCGCATCTACGACCACGCCCGGTTCGCCTGGACGGACGCAGGGTGGCGCGGGCGTCCGCTCCCTGGAAGCGTCCTGTACGAGATGCACGTGGGGACGTTCACTCCAGAGGGAACCTTCGACGCCGCCATCGAACGCCTGGGCCACCTCGTGTCGCTTGGGGTCGACGCGGTAGAGCTTCTGCCGGTCGCGTCGTTCCCCGGTCACCACGGGTGGGGCTACGACGGCGTGCACCTGTGGGCGCCGCATGAGCCCTACGGGGGTCCGGACGGGCTCAAACGGTTCGTGGACGCCGCCCACGAGCGCGGTATCGCGGTCGTCCTGGACGTCGTCTACAACCACCTGGGCCCGGACGGGAACCGTCTGGCCTCCTATGGCCCGTACTTCACCGGCGCCCACATGACGCCCTGGGGCGACGCGGTGAACTTCGACCAGGAGGGGTCGGACGAGGTGCGCGCGTTCGTCGTCGAGAACGCGCTGATGTGGCTCCGCGACTACCACCTGGACGGGCTCCGGCTGGACGCCGTCCACGCCATCACCGACCACCGGGCGGTGCACATCCTGGAGGAGATCGCGGAGGCCGTCGCGGGCCTCTCCGCCCATCTGGGACGCGAGCTTTCCGTGATAGCCGAGTCGGACCTGAACGACCCGCGTCTGGTGACGTCCAGGGAAGCGGGCGGATATGGGCTCGATGCGCAGTGGAGCGACGACTTCCACCACGCTTTGCACGCCGCCCTGACCGGTGAACGTCAGGGTTACTACTGTGACTTCGGGTCACTGGAGACACTGAAGAAAACCCTGACACGGGTGTTCTTCCACGACGGCACGATGTCGACCTACAGGGGACGGCTCCACGGCCGTCCCGTCGACGTCCGCACAACGCCCGCACACCGTTTTCTGGGGTTCCTGCAGAACCACGACCAGGTGGGCAATCGCGCGTCCGGGGACCGCATAAGCGCAACGCTGTCCGTGCCCATGCAAAAGGTGGGGGCGGCCCTCCTCCTCCTGGCCCCGTTCACGCCGATGCTGTTCATGGGCGAGGAATGGGGCGCGTCCACGCCGTGGTGCTATTTCACCGACCACGTCGACCCGGATCTCGGACGGGCGGTGAGCGAGGGCCGCCGCCGGGAGTTCGCCCGCCACGGCTGGGCGGGCGAGATCCCCGACCCGCAGGCCCCGGAGACCTTCCACCGGTCGGTGCTCGACTGGGCGGAACCGGAGCGGGCCCCCCACCAGGAGTTGCTCGACTGGTATCGCGCGCTGATCGCCCTCCGCCGTTCCAGCCCGGACCTGACCGACCCGCGCATCACCGAGGTGGACGCCGAGGTCCGGGAAACCGGGACGGAACGCCTCGTCACCATCAGGCGCGGACGTATCCGCATCATCGCCAACCTGTCCGGCCGCTCCGCGGAGATCACGGCACCCGCGTCCCGCATGCTGCTCGCGTCCGATCCGGACGTGAAACTCGAAACGGACTCCATCGGCGATTCCGGAACGGCCTCGCTGGCCCTTCCAGCGGCCTCCGCGGCCGTCCTCGGCTGA
- a CDS encoding response regulator transcription factor, with translation MTSVLLAEDDTSISEPLARALRREGYTVEVSPDGPQALERALGGGVDLIVLDLGLPELDGLEVARRVRAEGHGVPILILTARADEVDTVVGLDAGADDYVTKPFRLAELLARVRALLRRGSTETPIVQGVRIDAESRRAWMGEQELQLTTKEFDLLRVLVRDAGKVVTREQIMREVWDTNWWGSTKTLDMHISWLRRKLGDDAGSPRYITTVRGVGFRFERGD, from the coding sequence ATGACCTCAGTACTGCTCGCCGAGGACGACACGTCCATCTCCGAGCCTCTCGCCCGCGCGCTGCGTCGCGAGGGGTACACCGTCGAAGTCAGCCCGGACGGACCGCAGGCGCTGGAGCGGGCGCTCGGTGGCGGCGTGGACCTCATCGTGCTCGATCTCGGCCTGCCGGAGCTCGACGGCCTTGAGGTGGCCCGCCGGGTACGTGCCGAGGGGCACGGAGTCCCGATACTGATCCTGACCGCCCGTGCCGACGAGGTCGACACCGTCGTCGGGCTCGACGCGGGCGCCGACGACTACGTCACCAAGCCGTTCCGGCTCGCCGAACTGCTCGCCCGGGTGCGGGCCCTGCTGCGCCGGGGCAGCACCGAGACCCCGATCGTCCAGGGGGTCCGGATCGACGCCGAGTCGCGCCGGGCCTGGATGGGCGAACAGGAACTCCAGCTGACCACCAAGGAGTTCGACCTGCTGCGCGTCCTGGTCCGGGACGCCGGCAAGGTCGTGACCCGCGAACAGATCATGCGCGAGGTGTGGGACACCAACTGGTGGGGTTCCACCAAGACCCTCGACATGCATATTTCCTGGCTGCGCCGCAAGCTCGGCGACGACGCCGGCAGTCCCCGCTACATCACCACGGTGCGGGGCGTCGGCTTCCGGTTCGAACGCGGCGACTAG